In Sander vitreus isolate 19-12246 chromosome 4, sanVit1, whole genome shotgun sequence, the genomic stretch CACCTAATATTCACTGTGTGCtgttcagtggtggaaagtaactttaATTCAAGTACTTTAAGTAGACTACTATTTTGAGGTAGGCTACTTGTACTTTAGGCTacttaatatttcattttctgctaCACTcaattcagagggaaatattgcattttttttactccATTATATTAATTGAATACCTTTAGTATAGTTACTTTGCAGGTTaagattaatacaaaatatacccAACAAATAAATGATGCTGATTATTATAACTTAAGATATTCAGTCACCTTTACCGGCTGCAGCATTAAAATGATGTACAAAatacatcaataattataatccaacaATATCATAATATGTATGGTTATGATTCTGAAACGTCACCAGGGGGGTTTAGTAGCCTACCAATTAatgagtagcctacttttacttttggtagcctacttaatgtatattttttttatgcccaatatttttttagtttttgttttgaatgcaATAGGTTGTAGCAACATATTTCTGTACTCTCATATTGCAATTTTTAATAACTGACCCTTGTCACTGCCATGGACCCATATGAACTTCCTGAGGCGGACATCTTCCCCCCATCGGCGCGGGGTGGCGCTGCAGTCTCAGTGAGATGCGGGTAAGCTGCAGAAGCAGAAATCTGCTCTCATCCTCCCTGGAGTCAACATCACAGCGCGATGGCCGCGGCAGTGGATGCAAACTCTTAAATATTGTCCGATTTAATAAACTACCTCACATAGCGTATGATTTGGGTCTATCGTAGTtggaaaaaacaacaagcaAGTGGTCGCAACTGCGCTAAGACGACTCGCCAGCTCCAGCCAACTGTGACCCGAGGCATCAGGGaagaaggtaacgttagcctggctaacgttaacattagcgAACCACTAGCGTCAGCTATTTATCGTTAGTGGTTCCATTTAttattgctgctgctgccgttTGTTAAAGAACCGGTCGTCTCTACTCTGTGAAGTAGGGCTTAGGTTGTTAAACATTAGCTCATTAGCTTGATACCTATTATTACGTTATCTTAATGACactggctagctagctaaatgaCTGACAGCTCTTCAATCTGTGGGTTCAAAGCACGGTCGTAGCTTGACACATTTTAGTAATTTAGCAAACAGAATAAAAAGGCATCACATTAGTTAGAACGCCACCTCAATATTTGAGACGAACAAAAGCTATGTTTAAACGTTCCTGCTTTATCTCACGCTTGCCTTGCTGTGTCTTTGGTTGTTcagttaagctaacgttaccaggcTGTATGGCTGAGCCGGAGCTTCTGCTGGACTCCAATATTCGACTTTGGGTGGTGTTACCCATTGTCTTCATCACCTTTCTTGTCGGGGTGATTCGGCATTATGTATCCATTCTTCTTCAAAGTGACAAGAAGTTGACGTTAGAACAGGTTTCTGACAGGTAACGTTACGTAATCTTCAATTGTGAGGGGGATTATATATCCATATTGAAACTCCAAAATTCATGTGAATTAATATGTTGTTCCATATCCAAATCCAGCCAGGTTCTTATTCGGAGCAGAATCCTCAGagaaaatggaaaatacattCCCAAACAGGTAGGGAATTTCATCTTCCATCTTCAACACATGTCCAAGTTATTGTAtacgaaatacacacacacaacacaaaaacactggtctttgcatttatttgtcACACAGCAGATACACATACAGTGTTTACTGAAAATCTCTCTTTGTTTCAGTCTTTTTTGATGAGGAAGTTCTACTTCAATAATCAAGAAGATGGATTTTTCAAGAAGACCAAAAGAAAGGTTGTTCCACCCTCTCCAATGACAGGTAATCCTTTATTTACCAATATACAGGTGATGATGATGCAGTGGTCAGTGTTATAATTCACAGTGGCCCTTCATAAAGAAGcccatttaaaattaaaataaattgtcaTTAAATCAGTTAAGCTCTCTGGCGTTTTGTGCGTTATGTCTGTATTTATCAAAGAATACTGTTAAAGTGACACATTTGCTTTTTTATAGAGAAGCAAAGTCAGTGCACAGTtatcaattatatatatatatatatatatatatatatatatatatatatatatatatatatatatatatataaaaaaagcagTCCTTTGCAAGACTTTCATTGAGTGCATTTTGTTGCGTACTGTATCTTTTCACAGATCCCAGCATGCTGACAGATATGATGAAAGGAAATGTCACCAATGTGCTTCCCATGATCCTCATTGGAGGCTGGATCAACTGGACCTTTTCAGGATTTGTAACAAGTAATGATCTAGCTCCCTCACAGATCTTGCGGCTTGTGGCGCGGGATGTGTTATGAACAAAACAGAATTTTAATTTGCCGTGTTACCAGATAATATATTGTTTCTGTGGAAAGCATATATTAAGTTCTTTCTGTACTCTATTTCACACAGCTAAGGTTCCCTTCCCTCTTACTCTGCGCTTCAAGCCCATGCTTCAGCAAGGAATAGAGCTGCTCTCACTGGATGCCTCCTGGTAAACTcgatacataaaacaaaatctaGAGATGGACTGCATAGTTGTTGCGTATTAAACTCAGAATGCTTAAGTTAGTGTATGACCTTGTcatttgttctgtttgtgtgtgtgtttatcatcTAGGGTGAGCTCGGCGTCATGGTATTTCCTGAACGTGTTTGGACTACGAAGCATGTACTCATTAATTCTAGGCCAAGATAATGGTAACTTTAGATCATCTTAAGATCATTTTCAGAGTGTTATGTTATGTCAGATTGTTTGATTATAACATGAAAATGTGTATTCTATTTATGCTGATTCTCAGAAGGTTTAACAGTAATAGCAACCCCTGGCATACTACAAGTAGTTATTTGATTCACGGGAATATGAACATAAGAACAATATTTAATTTCAATACACACAATCTGAGcgtttttcattttaagttttagCTACAGATTCATCTTGGTTATTGATATTTACAAATCAATTCAGTCTTATGAGTAAAGCCTGTGACTTTGGCGAATTATGTAATGCCTTATCTATGCTGAAAGAGCGTTGcattcagattattatttttcattcccAGATGATGATTGTTTTGGCTATGCGATGCTATCCCCACAGGTGCTGATCAGTCAAGGATCATGCAGGAGCAGATGAGTGGTGCTGCCATGGCCATGCCTGCAGATACAAATAAAGCTTTCAAGGTATATTCTGTAGTTCCAGCATAATATATTAATGGGGTTAGGCTTTACTTGGTTGTTCATTTGATGAGTGTCCTTGATTTCAGGCTGAGTGGGAGGCACTGGAACTGACAGACCATCAGTGGGCGCTGGAGAGCGTAGAGGAGGATCTGATGAGCAGAGAGCTGGACCTCGATGGCATGTTTAGCAAGGAGCTGCCAAGTGGTATCTTCTGATGGCCTGGTCACTTCTACTTTGAGCCTTCAATTTGAATTTTGATCATTGCAGGGATTTGTTTTTGGTTGAAGCAACAGAGATGGGACAAATTCCTTCATGTTATGCAAAGTTTACATTCACTTATTTGTCGTCCTTGTCTTTTTACAGTACGTGTACTGTTACATTTCCTTTCCTGTCCATAGAATATCTGAAATTACTTAAATTACACTGGTTCTGCTGCTGTCTCATGCATATTAGAAAGCCTtactttatttcacttttttgagAGGAGATGTTTGGGAGAAATGTAGTGGCTTTTAGCTTATTGGAACGCATTAGCTTGTAACTGTATGCCATTAGTTAAAAGAATGTGAACTTATAGTGCTAGTGCTTATTTTTTCTGATGTCATGCACAGCTAGATTAGCTGTCTCAGTTTTATGTGTCATGTTTAAACAATGGGACACTATCATTTTACAGGTCTgaattatgtttatttaattatACTTTAACACTCTTTAATGACTCTTTTGTTAGATCAAATATAGATCAGCTGTCCTGTCTCAGCTGCCTAAAGTTGATTGATTAGCTGTTGGCAGGAATGTTTGTGTGATtgaaatattgtgtttttgaaatatgtagacggtttattttgtaatgtaattCTTCTGTGTTTTGTACAGCATAAAGCCTGTTTTGACAATACCCGCTTTTCTTTGTTGCAATGCACCCAACACATTTACAGCGCGTTCATGGACATCGGAAAAACGtttttccgagtgaaaacgtcatcattcacgtcccttcctgtgggaatcagaggtgggaaactcagGCCAGATTTTGCTAACAGTTTCCCAGTTagtgacgcgttgttgacaactgacgtttgatgtaggcgaatttggttcactgaacatatttcaatgacagtAAACgtatttattgtggacaaatgccTCTGTTGAGAAACATACAccgacataacatgtttcaaattattcataaataggcctatgtataaaaaaataaaaaaacaccttACCCAGGTAACAACTTTTGGGTCCCAGAACGTTCTGGGAATGTTCCCTGaaggttagtttttggttcccatggaaagttttcctggcgtttagggaacgttagtttttggttacatcgaccccccctaccgttgtaacctttagggaacgttcccctaacgtttaAATAACTGACTGTGGTACcaattttattattagtttgAACTGTCTGTGCATGAGCAGGAATGAATTATATATTGGCAGGAATGAATGAACAGGCAAACTTGATGGGATTTAAAACttaatataaaattaacaaaatacaaaaaaataaaggcctaaaaaaataatcagaaactatacaaataagaaaagaaaacaatggagtgggatgtagagTGCAAATGTGTgcaaagatgcatattggaatgataatgTAATGAATTATATATTAGCATATTAAATACAATTGCTTTAATAAAAGAATACAAGCTGCAAGatggatgaaaaaaagaaaaaaaagaaatagagcTCCATGGTTTGACTTATAGTCCTTCTCAgctggcctaaaaagaaaagtttgaTATGTCATACTAAGAATCAACACGTTGACAAAAGCAAGACTAATTGTCTTACTAACAACTCTGTTTTTTCACATCATATAGAAGCATTTTGAATTTACCATCTGTGTGGGGCAAACTTCAGCGCTTGCCCGATCAAGTCCTCCACGTCTGCTGCAGTCAGCGTGGGGAAGTTCTTCTGGGAGGCCGCTAGAGtagaagtcaaaatgaagcaaagttacaagtcaaattaaaacctcttatcagccaagctaagcataatactgtgaacaataaaataacacctgcctgttATAACCCTGCATATAGTAAGGTCCTGGAAGGCCTTCTATGCCTTTCTTCCCCGCAGGCTATACTCTTTCAGCACGTTATTAGTTGCCACTCGCTGTAGCATCGGACTGCAATACCTGTGGTCGGACCTCCAAGCGTTGCaggaaaagttgctgtaaaacatatagaaatacaaattttACATGTGGAACAAAGTGGAGAGCTTGTACAATCTCATTTTGTAAGAGAAGTCAGTTCTGTTATGATGATATttgaatttatgcaattatatagcGTTAATCTTAGGGCACTTAATTACCATTTTTATCCTCCTCTCCGGTTGACCGAGACTCCGGTCAAACTCCTCCAGCTCGGTGACTGTCGAGCAGGGCGACACCAACATGTCCTCGcctggagcagagggaggggaCTGGGAGGTCCTTAACAGCATGAGCAGCTCATCCATCTTCTCCTCAAAATGCATCCATCCGCTGTGTCAGGCGGGCAATGGATGTCCTCATGAAAAAATGAATGgtgttagttttagttgttatacattataaaCTTGCATATGTGAACAACTTAAGTGAGTCTTCTTACCTCTCATTTCCGTCTCCATGGCCTCCCTATGTGTGATGACTCACCTCCCTCTGTGTGGTGAGGTCTgttgtttacaacaacaaaaaaagttatgttattctcaagttccttgtcatgaaactgtatttaattggaaatggaaaattcaaAGCCACTGAACCTTCAACTGGGTCCCAAGAAGTGGCAGGCCGAGCTTGCATCACAATAGACCCATCCAGCACTGGGCGACCAGCAGGTTTCCTGTacagtaaaaaagtaaatatgaatataggtcagttcatttatggtaggtttcttgcacatgccattgcaaaagatgaacctatgctgttacattaacaaaaaaaacactcacatGCAGGTGGTGGAGGCAGTAACATCTGCTGACCTGAAAAAGGGCAGGAAGAGACAAACCCATCAGAACAGTCACGTGATATGCACCAGGTTGAATTTCAGTAGTTCCATGGTAGGAAATATGACTCTGGTTTCTTAAATTCATGCATAAATGTTAACTTACGGACAGGGCTTCCAGACACACGCTCCGTCCTGAAATGCTTTCTTGCTTGTGGAATGGAttcatctgaaataaaagaccatacaatttgtactgattgcaaaaataatatttgaagtgtaaataataatacatagtcTGTACTTAAGGTCTTACCAtgattatctaaataaacgatggatgtatttagacaaccaaggaggtgTAATCATTGTGTCGTGCTAGGTTAGACTGCAGTTTCGTGAATagagcttctcttaatacatccatggctttatctctcatccacgttacaggctttacagcatacagccctcggatgtatccttagataataccatggatgtattaataggacacatggtgaattacagcctCCAATTTGGACGTGCATTCAGTGAGTCCGACTGAGTTCAGCTCGACTCGCTGTATAATGCTGGCAACCATGTCGGAGCtttctttaagttgtttaccAAAATCTCTCACCTTGTTGTCCAGGTTCCTTATGGTGGTTAAAACATGTCCGAGGGAAGGCTCAGTCTATGTGGCCAACTTTGATGTATCCATGGGGCTAGCAGCGCTCGCAGCATAGCTAGCTGTGGAAAGCTAACTTGTTCCCCGCGTTAACATACGGGCTAGCAGTCTTGAACGGAGAAAAGTCTTTACTGTTGGCCGCCGACAATGTCTTTCTTGGTATCTTCGTCCTACCTTGTGTTATAACACCGTCGGTGAAGTGTAGTTAGCATATGTTTTAGTCAATGGCAGTATTTCAGTTCGAATTTGGGACCAAACGAACGGATCTTTTGTCTGCTCTGTTTGCCAGGTGTGTACACCGATGTTGTATACGGAAGTCAGGACAGGACTTGAATCGGTCACCTGAAAGCAGAGGCACTTCTCTTCCCTACTGGCGTGGGGGTGTAACGGTTGGATTTGTACACTGAACTGAGCCACTTGTTAgaagtgaaatgtgaaatgaaagaagtgattttttttcttagttGTGAAAATCGTTCTATTGATACATTCTTGCTCTAAGTATTTTCacataatacagttaaaaaaacgaaatcaagcacaaaagtactgtttttaacaaaattgttatcagcctaaaaataaatatattctcttgctacttagattttataagaacaatcatttttgagtgaatctaaatcaagtgactgcaaaccttctatatgctacttcaaaaacATAAATGGAGCTGgtataaataaactaaaataaacattttcaaaaccgcactcagaacaaccaaaaacaaccaaatgggaacgttgtgtggaggtacagtgcaaccacaggagaacgtttcagttggttggttcccttaacgtttagggaacgttataaccctgagggaacgttccctaaacgttagtttttggtcTGGTTCGaactaacgtttagggaacaagaaactaacgttccctaaacgttctgtGTTAGTGGGGTATCCGTGACCTTTCCCGTCCGTTgtcctcactctgacatctctccattagtgcatgtaaaatgatctgagcatgtgtgtgtgtatttcaggcctgtgtgcagtgtgtaataacaacagagtgtaaattgtaatttccccattggggatcaataaagagtataaatgaaattagataacacaaacacctgacgatgtgctgtttgtatactcgcataagaaaacagcagcaaatgatTGTGGCCTccaggttttcacacacctgacgttctaggctacggccaaccgttggtgacagtcatgcaacaagttgttatgccaaacgccaatataacagaagaacaagaacacgcatcccgaccatCCTAACCATAGATATACATAATAAAGGCctttattatgtatatatatgaccCTAACCATGTGAACGCCGTGAACGCTggtagtcggaaaaacaacgtaatcacgggggcggtgCCTGTCATTCCGAGGTGGCATGAACGCGCCATTAAAATACCATGGGTATGCAAACGAGTAATTTGACTAATATGTCAGTCATCCTTCAGGCTGTGAATTTTCAAAGGTGAAGTCAGTGCTGAAGTTCGTTGATGCCCCAGAAGGTGCTCTGAGTTAATAACAATACACGGATGTTTTGTAAAGTAGCCCTTTTGGTACACTGCTGGCCTATCCTGTGGTCGACTGTGTGGCGATGGTGACGACAGAAGTTGAACAGTAGCACTGGAGTGCTACAGTTCGACTGCTCTCCTCGATTGTGTATTGACCGTAGAGGAAGAACGTTTCCCATGAGCAGGGCTCGGAAGCTCGCCCAAGTGCGCGGCCTCATCCATTCGCGCGTTCACGATACCGGCAGACTCTCTGCATGATGGCCGAGGGAGGCGGACCCGAGCCGGGTGGCGCGGCAGACTCCGACTCCGAGCCGGTAGCCGCAGAAATGCCAACCCCTTCAACCGAAAATCAAAAACAGACTATTGGGTCACTATTGAAAACAACTCTAAGAAAGGGCGACGAATGGTAAGAATCGGCAACGGCAAACGTTACCTAGTTGTtttagctaagctaacgttagctagtgaGAAACAggaaatgctaacatgctaaagctagcaagctaacggCACTTATGGTTGCAAGCCTGAAATCGAAAGCTGCTGTGCTACCGACATTTTGGCCAGCTAATGTTGAACAAGTTAGCACGCCAGTTGCTAGCCAGCCTGACGTTACAATGTCTCGGTTAAGCGTGGTGCCTGTACTAACAGCTTTTAACGTTGGTCGTAAACAACCAAACTAACACTGCTAACTGCGTGGCTCATTT encodes the following:
- the emc3 gene encoding ER membrane protein complex subunit 3, whose translation is MIWVYRSWKKQQASGRNCAKTTRQLQPTVTRGIREEVKLTLPGCMAEPELLLDSNIRLWVVLPIVFITFLVGVIRHYVSILLQSDKKLTLEQVSDSQVLIRSRILRENGKYIPKQSFLMRKFYFNNQEDGFFKKTKRKVVPPSPMTDPSMLTDMMKGNVTNVLPMILIGGWINWTFSGFVTTKVPFPLTLRFKPMLQQGIELLSLDASWVSSASWYFLNVFGLRSMYSLILGQDNGADQSRIMQEQMSGAAMAMPADTNKAFKAEWEALELTDHQWALESVEEDLMSRELDLDGMFSKELPSGIF